The Actinomycetes bacterium genome window below encodes:
- a CDS encoding dihydroorotate dehydrogenase electron transfer subunit, which translates to MTDSATQTRPLQVSGEILASRRVGAYHHLTLVAPGIAERARPGHFVALAVGGERTGLILRRAFSIYQSRATGVYGGTVDVVVGVHGAGTRWLAGQHPHTPVDVVGPLGKPFSLPRDGGASATLVGGGYGSAPLFGLAEALHKRGCRVDFVLGAASADRLFGALDAKRMAATVAVTTVDGSTGTRGVVTDVLPELMARAGTDVVYACGPMGMLRAVSRLAATHGVPSQCAVEESMACGIGVCMTCVLPVVGDDGQTRMVRSCVEGPVFAGERVRWDDVGTVPPETVGAPAATGTGGQAVATEGGVR; encoded by the coding sequence GTGACTGACAGCGCGACCCAGACCCGGCCGCTCCAGGTCAGCGGCGAGATCCTGGCGAGCCGCAGGGTCGGCGCCTACCACCACCTGACGCTGGTTGCCCCGGGCATCGCCGAGCGGGCCAGACCGGGGCACTTCGTCGCCCTGGCGGTCGGTGGCGAGCGCACCGGGTTGATCCTGCGCCGGGCCTTCTCGATCTACCAGTCGCGGGCGACTGGGGTCTACGGCGGCACCGTCGACGTCGTCGTCGGCGTCCACGGGGCGGGCACCCGGTGGCTGGCCGGGCAGCACCCGCACACCCCGGTCGACGTCGTCGGCCCGCTGGGCAAGCCCTTCTCGCTGCCGCGCGACGGTGGCGCCTCGGCGACGCTGGTCGGCGGCGGCTACGGCAGCGCCCCGCTCTTCGGGCTGGCCGAGGCGCTGCACAAGCGCGGCTGCCGGGTCGACTTCGTGCTCGGCGCGGCGAGCGCGGACCGCCTCTTCGGCGCCCTCGACGCCAAGCGGATGGCGGCCACCGTCGCGGTCACCACGGTCGACGGCTCGACCGGCACCCGCGGCGTCGTGACCGACGTGCTGCCCGAGCTGATGGCCCGCGCCGGCACCGACGTCGTCTACGCCTGCGGTCCGATGGGCATGCTGCGCGCGGTCAGCCGCCTCGCCGCCACCCACGGCGTCCCGTCGCAGTGCGCCGTCGAGGAGTCGATGGCCTGCGGCATCGGGGTGTGCATGACCTGCGTGCTGCCGGTGGTCGGCGACGACGGGCAGACCCGCATGGTGCGGTCGTGCGTCGAGGGCCCGGTCTTCGCCGGCGAGCGGGTGCGCTGGGACGACGTCGGCACCGTGCCGCCGGAGACGGTCGGCGCGCCCGCGGCGACCGGGACCGGAGGGCAGGCAGTGGCAACGGAAGGAGGCGTCCGGTGA
- a CDS encoding aspartate carbamoyltransferase catalytic subunit encodes MKSHLLSAADLTRDDALLVLDTAEELARLADRPIKKLPTLRGRTVVNLFFEDSTRTRISFEAAAKRLSADVINFAAKGSSVSKGESLKDTALTLEAMGADAVVVRHHASGAPHRLAHSGWIRGSVVNAGDGTHEHPTQALLDAFTMRRRLNGHDIATGTDLAGRRVTIVGDVLHSRVARSNVLLLHTLGAEVTLVAPPTLLPVGVDTWPCSTSYDLDGELAKSDVVMMLRVQRERMNLEGGGFFPSSREYSRRYGLDGARMAQLPDHAIVMHPGPMNRGMEIAAEVADSARSTIVEQVTNGVSVRMAVLYLLLSGSGEAVPA; translated from the coding sequence GTGAAGTCGCACCTGCTCTCGGCCGCGGACCTGACCCGCGACGACGCCCTCCTCGTGCTGGACACCGCCGAAGAGCTCGCCCGGCTGGCCGACCGGCCGATCAAGAAGTTGCCGACCCTGCGCGGCCGCACCGTCGTCAACCTCTTCTTCGAGGACTCGACGCGCACCCGGATCTCCTTCGAGGCCGCGGCCAAGCGCCTCTCGGCCGACGTCATCAACTTCGCCGCCAAGGGCTCGAGCGTGTCAAAGGGCGAGAGCCTCAAGGACACCGCGCTGACCCTCGAGGCGATGGGAGCCGACGCCGTCGTCGTCCGGCACCACGCGTCGGGGGCTCCGCACCGGCTGGCGCACTCCGGCTGGATCCGAGGGTCGGTCGTCAACGCGGGCGACGGCACCCACGAGCACCCGACCCAGGCGCTGCTCGACGCCTTCACCATGCGGCGGCGGCTCAACGGCCACGACATCGCGACGGGCACCGATCTCGCGGGCCGCCGCGTCACGATCGTCGGCGACGTCCTGCACTCGCGCGTCGCCCGCTCCAACGTGCTGCTTCTGCACACGCTCGGCGCTGAGGTCACCCTCGTCGCGCCGCCGACGCTGCTGCCGGTCGGCGTCGACACCTGGCCGTGCTCGACCTCCTACGACCTCGACGGCGAGCTCGCCAAGAGCGACGTCGTGATGATGCTGCGGGTGCAGCGGGAGCGGATGAACCTGGAGGGGGGAGGGTTCTTTCCGAGCTCGCGCGAGTACTCCCGCCGCTACGGCCTCGACGGCGCGCGGATGGCGCAGCTGCCCGACCACGCGATCGTCATGCACCCGGGCCCGATGAACCGCGGCATGGAGATCGCCGCAGAGGTGGCCGACTCAGCACGGTCGACGATCGTCGAGCAGGTCACCAACGGCGTCAGCGTGCGGATGGCAGTGCTCTACCTGTTGCTCAGCGGCTCCGGAGAGGCGGTGCCGGCGTGA
- a CDS encoding transcription antitermination factor NusB: AVVIDEAVTLARSLSTDESPAFVNGLLGRLLDLKPELTAEPETEPTEPSEPTEPTGPTGPTEELMSESVPPAGTPGPR; this comes from the coding sequence CGCCGTCGTCATCGACGAGGCGGTCACCCTGGCCCGGTCGCTGTCGACCGACGAGTCGCCGGCCTTCGTCAACGGGCTGCTGGGCCGGCTGCTCGACCTGAAGCCGGAGCTCACCGCCGAGCCCGAGACCGAGCCGACGGAGCCAAGCGAGCCGACGGAGCCGACCGGGCCGACCGGGCCCACCGAGGAGCTGATGTCGGAGTCCGTGCCGCCGGCCGGGACCCCCGGACCGCGGTGA
- a CDS encoding transcriptional regulator: MPTEYARALGSRLRAIRTQQGLSLHGVEEKSDGRWKAVVVGSYERGDRAVTVQRLAELADFYAVPVSELLPDSTPLGAAEPPPRLIIDLEKLQVVPAEKAGPLARYAATIQAQRGDYNGRVLSIRQEDLRTLAVIYDETPSQLTEQLITWGVLNPEARRALD, encoded by the coding sequence ATGCCGACCGAGTACGCACGTGCCCTGGGGAGCCGCCTGCGGGCGATCCGCACCCAGCAGGGCCTCTCTTTGCACGGGGTCGAGGAGAAGTCCGACGGGCGGTGGAAGGCCGTCGTGGTCGGCTCCTACGAGCGCGGCGACCGCGCGGTGACCGTGCAGCGTCTGGCCGAGCTGGCCGACTTCTACGCCGTGCCGGTCTCGGAGCTGCTGCCGGACAGCACCCCGCTCGGCGCCGCGGAGCCGCCGCCGCGGCTGATCATCGACCTGGAGAAGCTGCAGGTCGTCCCGGCCGAGAAGGCCGGCCCGCTGGCCCGCTACGCGGCGACCATCCAGGCCCAGCGCGGCGACTACAACGGCCGGGTGCTCTCGATCCGGCAGGAGGACCTTCGCACGCTGGCGGTCATCTACGACGAGACCCCCTCGCAGCTCACCGAGCAGCTCATCACCTGGGGCGTCCTCAACCCGGAGGCCCGCCGCGCCCTCGACTGA
- the pyrR gene encoding bifunctional pyr operon transcriptional regulator/uracil phosphoribosyltransferase PyrR translates to MTPTPTPAPPSAAGTTSGSQSPASRRTVLETADIARALTRIAHEVLERNKGADGLVLLGIPSRGVPLAHRLAARIAEVEGSAVPVGALDVTMYRDDLRLHPARTLEHTDLPPEGVDGRTVVLVDDVLFSGRTIRAALDSLNDHGRPSRVQLAVLVDRGHRELPIRADYVGKNLPTSAGERVRVLLEERDGSDAVVIEGGPPPPGSPAQHRSDVRPEVAR, encoded by the coding sequence ATGACGCCTACCCCGACGCCGGCGCCCCCGAGCGCGGCAGGCACCACCTCTGGCAGCCAGAGCCCCGCAAGCCGCAGGACCGTCCTGGAGACGGCCGACATCGCGCGGGCGCTGACCCGCATCGCCCACGAGGTCCTCGAGCGCAACAAGGGCGCCGACGGCCTGGTCCTGCTCGGCATCCCGTCCCGCGGCGTGCCCCTGGCGCACCGGCTGGCGGCCAGGATCGCCGAGGTGGAGGGCTCCGCGGTCCCGGTCGGTGCGCTCGACGTGACGATGTACCGCGACGACCTCCGCCTGCACCCGGCGCGGACCCTCGAGCACACCGACCTGCCGCCCGAGGGCGTCGACGGGCGCACGGTCGTGCTGGTCGACGACGTCCTCTTCTCCGGCCGGACCATCCGGGCCGCCCTCGACTCGCTCAACGACCACGGCCGGCCCAGCCGGGTCCAGCTCGCCGTCCTCGTCGACCGGGGGCACCGCGAGCTGCCGATCCGCGCCGACTACGTCGGCAAGAACCTCCCGACCTCCGCGGGCGAGCGGGTCCGCGTGCTGCTCGAGGAGCGCGACGGCTCCGACGCGGTCGTCATCGAGGGCGGGCCGCCGCCTCCCGGATCCCCAGCCCAGCACCGGTCGGACGTACGCCCGGAGGTGGCCCGGTGA
- the pyrF gene encoding orotidine-5'-phosphate decarboxylase, with translation MTTAPVALAPVAVALDAPDLETAVGWATAAGPHVSTVKVGLQLYLRHGREAVLACREASGGRDVFLDLKLHDIPNTVAGAARSVADLAPAYLTVHASGGADMVRAAAEALPATIVAGVTVLTSMSAEQLAAVGFAGSPLDTVRRLAVLAVSGGARALVCSPLEVAAVRREVGPGVRLITPGVRPSAGGAGSTGDDQARVATAEQALADGADLLVVGRPVTGAGDLTQVAAAARDLAAVLAA, from the coding sequence GTGACCACCGCCCCGGTCGCCCTCGCCCCGGTCGCCGTCGCCCTGGATGCGCCCGACCTCGAGACCGCCGTCGGCTGGGCGACCGCCGCCGGCCCGCACGTGAGCACCGTCAAGGTCGGCCTGCAGCTCTACCTCCGGCACGGCCGGGAGGCCGTCCTGGCCTGCCGCGAGGCGAGCGGCGGGCGCGACGTCTTCCTCGATCTCAAGCTGCACGACATCCCCAACACGGTGGCCGGCGCGGCCCGGTCGGTCGCCGACCTGGCGCCGGCCTACCTGACCGTCCACGCGAGCGGCGGGGCCGACATGGTGCGCGCCGCCGCCGAGGCGCTGCCCGCGACGATCGTCGCCGGCGTCACCGTCCTCACCTCGATGTCCGCCGAGCAGCTGGCCGCGGTCGGCTTCGCCGGCTCGCCGCTGGACACCGTCCGGCGTCTCGCCGTGCTCGCCGTCTCGGGCGGCGCGCGGGCGCTGGTGTGCTCCCCGCTGGAGGTGGCGGCGGTACGCCGCGAGGTCGGTCCCGGCGTGCGGCTGATCACGCCGGGCGTACGCCCCTCGGCCGGTGGGGCGGGCAGCACCGGGGACGACCAGGCCAGGGTGGCCACCGCCGAGCAGGCGCTCGCGGACGGGGCCGACCTGCTGGTCGTCGGCCGGCCGGTCACCGGAGCAGGCGACCTGACCCAGGTGGCAGCCGCGGCCCGCGACCTCGCGGCGGTGCTGGCCGCCTGA
- a CDS encoding dihydroorotate dehydrogenase yields MTADLGGLSLPNPVLTASGCAAAGRELHQFFDVAGLGAVVTKSIMLAARSGRSTPRMAETPSGMLNSIGLQGPGIDHFLEHDLPWLHEHGARAVVSIAGGSVEEFAELARRLRGAPGLAALEVNISCPNVADRGLVFACSPTASADVVGAVRRHTAPSVPVFAKLSPDVTDIVDIARACVDAGADGLSLINTLLGMALDLDTMRPVLGGVTGGLSGPAVKPVAVRCVWQVHAALPHVPLIGMGGLRSGLDALEMVLAGASAVSVGTAVFGDPGAPMRVLRELARGLTDRGFSSLREAVGYAHRPPEAS; encoded by the coding sequence CTGACCGCCGACCTCGGCGGGCTGTCGCTGCCCAACCCGGTGCTGACCGCGTCCGGCTGCGCCGCCGCCGGCCGCGAGCTGCACCAGTTCTTCGACGTCGCGGGGCTCGGAGCCGTCGTCACCAAGTCGATCATGCTGGCGGCCCGCTCGGGGCGGTCGACGCCGCGGATGGCCGAGACCCCGAGCGGCATGCTCAACTCGATCGGCCTGCAAGGTCCCGGCATCGACCACTTCCTGGAGCACGACCTGCCCTGGCTGCACGAGCACGGGGCGCGCGCGGTGGTGTCGATCGCCGGCGGCAGCGTCGAGGAGTTCGCCGAGCTGGCCCGCCGGCTGCGCGGCGCTCCCGGGCTGGCGGCCCTCGAGGTCAACATCTCCTGCCCCAACGTCGCCGACCGGGGCCTGGTCTTCGCCTGCAGCCCGACCGCCTCGGCCGACGTGGTCGGCGCGGTCCGGCGACACACCGCCCCGTCGGTCCCGGTCTTCGCCAAGCTCTCGCCGGACGTCACCGACATCGTCGACATCGCCCGGGCGTGCGTCGACGCCGGCGCCGACGGGCTGTCCCTGATCAACACGCTGCTCGGCATGGCGCTCGACCTCGACACGATGCGGCCGGTCCTCGGCGGGGTCACCGGAGGTCTGTCCGGCCCGGCTGTCAAGCCGGTCGCCGTGCGGTGCGTCTGGCAGGTCCACGCGGCCCTCCCGCACGTGCCCCTGATCGGCATGGGCGGGCTCCGCTCCGGCCTCGACGCCCTCGAGATGGTCCTTGCCGGCGCGTCGGCCGTGTCGGTCGGCACCGCCGTGTTCGGCGACCCCGGCGCCCCGATGCGCGTCCTGCGCGAGCTCGCCCGGGGCCTGACCGACCGCGGCTTCAGCAGCCTGCGCGAGGCCGTGGGGTACGCCCACCGGCCGCCGGAGGCGTCGTGA
- a CDS encoding dihydroorotase produces the protein MSGARSGQTYVVRGARLLGGEPADLLLEDGAVSEVGAGLDRAGAEVVDADGLVALPGLVDLHTHLREPGREDAETVDTGTAAAALGGFTAVHAMANTDPVADTAGVVEQVWRLGREAGHCDVRPVGAVTVGLGGERLAELGAMADSAARVRVFSDDGKCVSDAVLMRRALEYVKAFGGVVAQHAQEPRLTEGAQMNEGELSGVLGLQGWPAVAEEAIIARDVLLAAHVGSRLHLCHVSTAGSVEILRWAKSKGWNVTAEVTPHHLLLTDELAATYDPTFKVNPPLRTADDVAALREALADGTIDAVATDHAPHSHEDKDCEWVAAAVGMLGLETALSVVQEAMVETGLLDWAGVADRMSTRPARIGRVDDHGRPLEAGAPANLVLIDPAARREIDPFALASRSRNTPYAGRTLPGTVVATFLRGRPTVLDGKLA, from the coding sequence GTGAGCGGCGCACGCAGCGGACAGACGTACGTCGTCAGGGGTGCCCGGCTGCTCGGCGGTGAGCCGGCCGACCTGCTGCTCGAGGACGGTGCGGTAAGCGAGGTCGGGGCGGGTCTGGACCGGGCCGGCGCCGAGGTCGTCGACGCCGACGGGCTGGTCGCGCTGCCCGGGCTGGTCGACCTGCACACCCACCTGCGCGAGCCAGGCCGCGAGGACGCCGAGACGGTCGACACCGGCACGGCAGCCGCGGCTCTCGGCGGCTTCACCGCCGTGCACGCGATGGCCAACACCGACCCGGTCGCCGACACGGCGGGTGTGGTCGAGCAGGTCTGGCGGCTGGGCCGCGAGGCCGGGCACTGCGACGTGCGCCCGGTCGGTGCCGTCACCGTCGGGCTCGGCGGCGAGCGGCTCGCCGAGCTCGGCGCGATGGCCGACAGCGCCGCCCGGGTCAGGGTCTTCTCCGACGACGGCAAGTGCGTGAGCGACGCGGTGCTGATGCGGCGCGCCCTCGAGTACGTCAAGGCCTTCGGCGGCGTCGTCGCGCAGCACGCGCAGGAGCCGCGGCTCACCGAGGGCGCCCAGATGAACGAGGGCGAGCTCTCCGGGGTCCTCGGGCTGCAGGGCTGGCCGGCGGTCGCCGAGGAGGCGATCATTGCCCGCGACGTGCTGCTCGCAGCCCACGTCGGCTCGCGGCTGCACCTCTGCCACGTGTCGACGGCCGGCTCGGTCGAGATCCTGCGGTGGGCCAAGTCGAAGGGCTGGAACGTGACCGCCGAGGTTACGCCGCACCACCTGCTGCTGACTGACGAGCTGGCAGCGACGTACGACCCGACTTTCAAGGTCAACCCGCCGCTGCGCACCGCCGACGACGTCGCCGCGCTGCGCGAGGCGCTCGCCGACGGAACCATCGACGCGGTCGCCACCGACCACGCGCCGCACTCGCACGAGGACAAGGACTGCGAGTGGGTTGCGGCGGCCGTGGGGATGCTCGGCCTGGAGACCGCGCTGTCGGTCGTGCAGGAGGCGATGGTCGAGACCGGGCTGCTGGACTGGGCCGGGGTCGCCGACCGGATGTCGACCCGGCCGGCCCGCATCGGGCGGGTCGACGACCACGGCCGGCCGCTGGAGGCGGGTGCGCCGGCCAACCTGGTGCTCATCGACCCGGCCGCCCGGCGCGAGATCGACCCGTTCGCGCTGGCCTCGCGGTCGCGCAACACCCCCTACGCCGGGCGCACGCTGCCGGGCACGGTGGTCGCCACCTTCCTGCGCGGCCGGCCGACCGTACTCGACGGGAAGCTGGCCTGA
- the carA gene encoding glutamine-hydrolyzing carbamoyl-phosphate synthase small subunit, with translation MPGTPALLVLEDGRSFRGEAYGAVGETFGEAVFSTGMTGYQETLTDPSYHRQVVVMTAPHVGNTGVNDEDPESARIWVSGYVVRDPARRPSSWRSCRSLGEELASQGVVGVSGVDTRALTRHLRERGAMRVGITSLDTDEASFLARVQDAPAMAGADLTGEVTTKQPYVVEPVGGPRRFTVAALDLGIKAMTPHRLAERGVETHVLPATSTAEQVLATAADGVFLSNGPGDPATADRAVALTADLLGRGVPVFGICFGNQVLGRALGLTTYKLRYGHRGINQPVQDRATGRVEVTAHNHGFAVDAPREGSFETPFGAAEVSHVCLNDDVVEGLRCLDVPAFSVQYHPEAAAGPHDAAYLFDRFCALLERTAA, from the coding sequence ATGCCGGGCACCCCGGCGCTGCTGGTGCTCGAGGACGGCCGGTCGTTCCGCGGCGAGGCCTACGGCGCGGTGGGGGAGACCTTCGGCGAGGCGGTCTTCTCGACCGGGATGACCGGCTACCAGGAGACGCTGACCGACCCGTCCTACCACCGCCAGGTCGTCGTGATGACTGCACCGCACGTCGGCAACACCGGCGTCAACGACGAGGACCCCGAGTCGGCGCGGATCTGGGTGAGTGGCTACGTCGTGCGCGACCCGGCCCGCCGGCCGTCGTCGTGGCGGTCGTGCCGGTCGCTGGGGGAGGAGCTCGCGAGCCAAGGTGTCGTGGGCGTCAGCGGTGTCGACACCCGCGCCCTGACGAGGCACCTGCGCGAGCGCGGCGCGATGCGAGTGGGCATCACGTCGCTGGACACCGACGAGGCGTCGTTCCTGGCGCGGGTCCAGGACGCGCCGGCGATGGCCGGTGCCGACCTCACCGGCGAGGTCACCACGAAGCAGCCGTACGTCGTCGAGCCGGTCGGCGGCCCGCGCCGCTTCACGGTGGCCGCCCTCGACCTTGGCATCAAGGCGATGACGCCGCACCGGTTGGCCGAGCGGGGCGTCGAGACCCACGTGCTGCCCGCGACCTCGACCGCCGAGCAGGTGCTGGCCACCGCGGCCGACGGGGTCTTCCTGTCCAACGGGCCCGGCGACCCGGCGACCGCCGACCGGGCCGTCGCGCTGACGGCCGACCTGCTGGGCCGCGGCGTGCCGGTCTTCGGCATCTGCTTCGGCAACCAGGTGCTGGGCCGGGCGCTCGGGCTGACGACGTACAAGCTGCGCTACGGCCACCGTGGCATCAACCAGCCGGTCCAGGACCGCGCGACGGGTCGGGTCGAGGTGACCGCGCACAACCACGGCTTCGCGGTCGACGCGCCACGTGAGGGCAGCTTCGAGACGCCCTTCGGGGCCGCCGAGGTCAGCCACGTCTGCCTCAACGACGACGTGGTGGAGGGGCTGCGCTGCCTCGACGTGCCGGCCTTCTCGGTGCAGTACCACCCCGAGGCCGCCGCCGGTCCGCACGACGCGGCGTACCTCTTCGACCGCTTCTGCGCGCTCCTCGAGAGGACGGCCGCCTGA
- the carB gene encoding carbamoyl-phosphate synthase large subunit, with product MPRRDDISSVLVIGSGPIVIGQACEFDYSGTQACRVLREEGLRVVLVNSNPATIMTDPEFADATYIEPITPEIVTKVIEKERPDALLATLGGQTALNTAIALHEAGVLEEYGVELIGANVDAIQAGEDRERFKEIVATIGAESARSTIGRNVEDCVAAAEDLGYPLVLRPSFTMGGAGSGLARDETQLRRMAAAGLQASPTTEVLLEESILGWKEYELELMRDKADNVVVVCSIENLDPMGVHTGDSVTVAPAMTLTDREYQRLRDISIDVIRAVGVDTGGCNIQFAVEPTTGRVIVIEMNPRVSRSSALASKATGFPIAKIAAKLAIGYTLDEIPNDITRETPASFEPTLDYVVVKVPRFSFEKFPGADPTLTTHMKSVGEAMAIGRSFTEALQKALRSLERGDAPFDWPARPGDEPAADIVARAAVPHDGRLRDVQQALWAGATVEELHDATGIDPWFLDQVELLNEVAAEVQDAKELDRDLLARAKRHGFADVQIGRLRGMPEDVVRGVRHALGIRPVFKTVDTCAAEFAALTPYHYSSYDEETEVAPRVEPAVLILGSGPNRIGQGIEFDYSCVHASFALRSQGYRTVMVNCNPETVSTDYDTSDRLYFEPLTLEDVLEVVHAEQTAGPVVGVVVQLGGQTPLGLAQRLKEAGVPIVGTSPEAIHRAEDRQQFSEVLEGAALVAPKHGTATSFEGARRVAATIGYPVLVRPSYVLGGRGMEIVYDDDQLATYMAEATEVSADRPVLVDRFLDDAVEIDVDALFDGQELYVGGVMEHIEEAGIHSGDSACVLPPVTLGREEVERVREHTRALAEGIGVRGLLNVQFALAAGVLYVLEANPRASRTAPFVSKATGVPLAKAAARVMLGATVAELRAEALLPASGDGADLPPTGAGPMPVAVKEAVLPFKRFRTVEGRGVDHILGPEMRSTGEVMGIDAAFGTAFAKSQAAAYGGLPTKGAVFVSMANRDKRAMIFPMKRLADLGFQVLATEGTADVLRRNGVEATVVRKHSAGPGPDGEPTVVDRILAGEVDMVVNTPSGSRARADGYEIRSAAVAMDRPIITTVQELAAAVQGIEALGRGALDVRSIQDWTAALHGARP from the coding sequence ATGCCCCGCCGTGACGACATCAGCAGCGTGCTGGTCATCGGCTCCGGCCCGATCGTGATCGGGCAGGCCTGCGAGTTCGACTACTCGGGCACCCAGGCCTGCCGGGTGCTGCGCGAGGAGGGCCTGCGGGTCGTCCTGGTCAACAGCAACCCGGCGACGATCATGACCGACCCCGAGTTCGCCGACGCGACCTACATCGAGCCGATCACGCCCGAGATCGTCACCAAGGTGATCGAGAAGGAGCGGCCCGACGCGCTGCTCGCCACCCTCGGTGGGCAGACCGCGCTCAACACCGCGATCGCACTGCACGAGGCGGGCGTCCTCGAGGAGTACGGCGTCGAGCTGATCGGTGCGAACGTCGACGCCATCCAGGCCGGGGAGGACCGCGAGCGGTTCAAGGAGATCGTGGCGACCATCGGTGCCGAGTCGGCCCGCAGCACGATCGGGCGCAACGTCGAGGACTGCGTCGCAGCGGCCGAGGACCTGGGCTACCCGCTGGTGCTGCGGCCGTCCTTCACGATGGGCGGCGCCGGCTCCGGCCTGGCCCGCGACGAGACGCAGCTGCGGCGGATGGCCGCGGCCGGCCTGCAGGCCAGCCCCACGACCGAGGTGCTCCTCGAGGAGTCGATCCTCGGCTGGAAGGAGTACGAGCTCGAGCTGATGCGCGACAAGGCCGACAACGTCGTGGTGGTCTGCTCGATCGAGAACCTCGACCCGATGGGCGTCCACACCGGCGACTCGGTCACCGTCGCGCCCGCGATGACGCTCACCGACCGCGAGTACCAGCGGCTGCGCGACATCTCGATCGACGTCATCCGCGCGGTCGGGGTGGACACCGGTGGCTGCAACATCCAGTTCGCCGTCGAGCCGACGACCGGCCGGGTCATCGTCATCGAGATGAACCCTCGGGTGTCGCGGTCCTCGGCGCTGGCGTCGAAGGCGACCGGCTTCCCGATCGCCAAGATCGCCGCCAAGCTGGCGATCGGCTACACCCTCGACGAGATCCCCAACGACATCACCCGCGAGACCCCGGCGTCCTTCGAGCCGACGTTGGACTACGTCGTGGTGAAGGTGCCGCGCTTCTCCTTCGAGAAGTTCCCCGGGGCCGACCCGACACTGACCACGCACATGAAGAGCGTCGGCGAGGCGATGGCGATCGGCCGGTCCTTCACCGAGGCGCTGCAGAAGGCGCTGCGGTCGCTGGAGCGCGGCGACGCGCCCTTCGACTGGCCGGCGCGCCCCGGTGACGAGCCGGCGGCCGACATCGTGGCGCGGGCGGCGGTGCCGCACGACGGGCGGCTGCGCGACGTGCAGCAGGCGCTGTGGGCCGGCGCGACCGTCGAGGAGCTGCACGACGCGACCGGCATCGACCCCTGGTTCCTCGACCAGGTCGAGCTGCTCAACGAGGTCGCCGCCGAGGTGCAGGACGCCAAGGAGCTCGACCGTGACCTGCTGGCGCGGGCCAAGCGGCACGGCTTCGCCGACGTGCAGATCGGCCGGCTGCGCGGGATGCCCGAGGACGTGGTGCGCGGTGTGCGGCACGCTCTGGGCATCCGGCCGGTGTTCAAGACCGTCGACACCTGCGCGGCCGAGTTCGCCGCGCTGACGCCCTACCACTACTCGTCCTACGACGAGGAGACCGAGGTGGCGCCGCGGGTCGAGCCGGCGGTGCTGATCCTGGGCAGCGGCCCCAACCGGATCGGTCAGGGCATCGAGTTCGACTACTCGTGCGTGCACGCGTCCTTCGCGCTGCGCTCGCAGGGCTACCGCACCGTGATGGTCAACTGCAACCCCGAGACGGTCTCGACCGACTACGACACCAGCGACCGGCTGTACTTCGAGCCGCTCACCCTCGAGGACGTGCTCGAGGTGGTGCACGCCGAGCAGACGGCCGGCCCGGTCGTCGGCGTCGTCGTGCAGCTCGGCGGCCAGACCCCGCTCGGCCTGGCGCAGCGGCTCAAGGAGGCCGGCGTGCCGATCGTGGGCACCAGCCCCGAGGCGATCCACCGGGCCGAGGACCGTCAGCAGTTCTCCGAGGTGCTCGAAGGCGCCGCCCTGGTGGCGCCCAAGCACGGCACCGCGACGTCCTTCGAGGGGGCCCGGCGGGTGGCGGCCACCATCGGCTACCCCGTACTGGTCCGGCCGTCCTACGTCCTCGGCGGCCGAGGCATGGAGATCGTCTACGACGACGACCAGCTCGCGACCTACATGGCCGAGGCGACCGAGGTGTCGGCCGACCGGCCGGTGCTGGTCGACCGGTTCCTCGACGACGCGGTCGAGATCGACGTCGACGCGCTCTTCGACGGCCAGGAGCTCTACGTCGGCGGCGTGATGGAGCACATCGAGGAGGCCGGCATCCACTCCGGCGACTCGGCCTGCGTGCTGCCGCCGGTGACCCTGGGCCGCGAGGAGGTCGAGCGGGTCCGCGAGCACACCCGGGCGCTCGCCGAGGGCATCGGCGTGCGCGGCCTGCTCAACGTGCAGTTCGCCCTTGCCGCCGGGGTGCTCTACGTCCTCGAGGCCAACCCGCGGGCCTCCCGGACGGCGCCGTTCGTGTCCAAGGCGACCGGCGTGCCGCTGGCCAAGGCGGCCGCCCGGGTGATGCTCGGCGCGACCGTCGCCGAGCTGCGCGCGGAGGCGCTGCTGCCGGCGAGCGGCGACGGCGCCGACCTGCCGCCCACCGGAGCCGGGCCGATGCCGGTCGCGGTCAAGGAGGCCGTGCTGCCGTTCAAGCGGTTCCGCACCGTGGAGGGCCGGGGCGTCGACCACATCCTCGGGCCTGAGATGCGCTCCACCGGCGAGGTCATGGGCATCGACGCCGCGTTCGGGACGGCCTTCGCCAAGAGCCAGGCCGCGGCGTACGGCGGCCTCCCGACCAAGGGCGCGGTCTTCGTGTCGATGGCCAACCGCGACAAGCGAGCGATGATCTTCCCGATGAAGCGGCTCGCCGACCTCGGCTTCCAGGTGCTCGCCACCGAGGGGACGGCCGACGTGCTGCGCCGCAACGGGGTCGAGGCCACGGTCGTGCGCAAGCACAGCGCGGGGCCGGGTCCGGACGGTGAGCCCACCGTCGTCGACCGGATCCTCGCGGGCGAGGTGGACATGGTGGTCAACACGCCGTCGGGCAGCCGGGCCCGCGCCGACGGCTACGAGATCCGGTCGGCGGCCGTCGCGATGGACCGGCCGATCATCACGACGGTCCAGGAGCTCGCCGCGGCGGTGCAGGGCATCGAGGCGCTCGGCCGCGGCGCGTTGGACGTCCGGTCGATCCAGGACTGGACGGCCGCCCTCCATGGAGCCCGCCCGTGA